A region of Paenibacillus thiaminolyticus DNA encodes the following proteins:
- a CDS encoding decaprenyl-phosphate phosphoribosyltransferase, with protein sequence MNINLKHTPQPAAAAASSGHVIALMWKQLRPKQWTKNLLVFAALLFSLKRVELSAVYHSLIVFFLFCFVSGCVYIINDYSDREADRVHPVKRHRPMASGALNPAVALGTGAVLLIGSLAASYFIHPLLTAVLAVYFVLNVAYSFKLKHVVILDIMTIAAGFVLRAIAGGLAIHVNLTPWFLLCTMLLSLFLAIGKRRHELFLLADQKGTHRKVLDNYSFALLDQLISIVATATVISYSLFTFTAGRTTHLMWTIPFVIYGIFRYLYLIHVEKKGGAPDRLLFEDKHIFVTVILYVISVLAIFILFE encoded by the coding sequence GTGAATATCAATCTTAAGCACACACCGCAGCCTGCCGCGGCCGCAGCAAGCTCCGGTCATGTGATCGCGCTGATGTGGAAGCAGCTGCGGCCGAAGCAGTGGACCAAAAACCTGCTCGTGTTCGCAGCGCTTCTCTTTTCGTTGAAGCGTGTGGAGCTGTCGGCCGTGTATCATTCGTTGATTGTATTTTTTCTCTTTTGCTTCGTATCCGGCTGCGTCTACATTATTAATGATTATTCGGACCGGGAAGCGGATCGCGTCCACCCGGTGAAGCGGCATCGTCCGATGGCATCCGGTGCGTTGAATCCGGCCGTTGCCCTCGGAACCGGCGCGGTGCTGCTAATTGGCTCGCTGGCCGCTTCTTACTTTATCCATCCGCTCTTGACCGCGGTGCTGGCCGTTTATTTTGTGTTAAATGTGGCTTACTCGTTCAAATTGAAGCATGTCGTCATCCTCGACATTATGACGATTGCCGCCGGGTTTGTGCTGCGGGCCATCGCGGGCGGTCTGGCCATTCACGTGAATTTGACGCCATGGTTCCTGCTCTGCACGATGCTGCTCTCTCTCTTTTTGGCGATTGGCAAGCGGAGGCATGAATTGTTTTTGCTGGCCGATCAAAAAGGGACGCACCGCAAGGTGCTCGACAACTATTCTTTCGCGCTGCTGGATCAGCTGATCAGCATCGTGGCTACGGCGACCGTCATCAGCTATTCGCTGTTCACGTTTACCGCCGGACGGACGACGCATTTGATGTGGACGATTCCTTTTGTCATATATGGCATCTTCCGTTACTTATATTTGATCCATGTCGAGAAGAAGGGCGGAGCGCCCGATCGGCTGCTGTTTGAAGACAAACATATTTTCGTTACCGTCATTTTGTACGTGATTAGCGTGCTGGCGATATTCATCCTGTTTGAATAG
- a CDS encoding EamA family transporter, with product MRNEWLWLLLVVMTWFGSLGSACFKLSSARKQRSILLLGFLCYGAGALLNIYLLRFLPYTVVLPANALTFIWTMVLARWIFKESIGLPKAAGIAFIFAGMLLLAG from the coding sequence ATGAGAAATGAATGGCTCTGGCTCCTCCTCGTGGTGATGACATGGTTCGGCTCGCTCGGCAGCGCCTGCTTCAAATTATCGTCCGCGCGCAAGCAGCGGAGCATACTTCTCCTCGGGTTTCTGTGCTATGGAGCCGGGGCGCTGCTCAATATTTATTTGCTGCGATTTCTGCCTTATACCGTCGTCCTTCCGGCCAATGCGCTGACCTTCATCTGGACGATGGTGCTGGCGAGGTGGATATTCAAGGAATCGATAGGCTTGCCGAAAGCGGCCGGCATTGCCTTTATTTTTGCGGGCATGCTGCTTCTCGCAGGATGA
- a CDS encoding HAD family hydrolase, with product MLSKVALFDIDKTIIRRDSMFLFLKYGLAAKPRSAIHLPALAWNLLLYKLGIMPAEKAKQFFFRSIAYMDEGDLEAFYDRVLVPEMYQDALAEMRSRKKLGYRVLLVTASPVAYMKYFKKLGCVDEVLGTELQRRNGCYTHLIEGKNCKAEEKVARIRDYLERHQLEIDYEASCAYSDCTSDLPMLEMAGQRYLIRNAPIKQEGLEVIRWSS from the coding sequence ATGCTGTCCAAAGTAGCGCTTTTCGATATCGATAAAACGATTATTCGGCGCGATTCCATGTTCTTGTTTTTGAAGTACGGCCTTGCGGCCAAGCCGCGGTCTGCTATTCATTTGCCCGCTCTCGCCTGGAACCTGCTTCTGTATAAGCTTGGCATCATGCCGGCAGAGAAGGCCAAGCAGTTCTTTTTCCGATCCATTGCTTATATGGACGAGGGCGATTTGGAAGCTTTCTACGACCGGGTCCTCGTGCCGGAAATGTATCAGGATGCTCTCGCCGAGATGCGAAGCAGGAAGAAGCTGGGCTATCGCGTCCTTCTCGTGACCGCTTCTCCAGTTGCTTATATGAAATATTTCAAGAAGCTGGGGTGTGTGGACGAGGTGCTGGGGACGGAGTTGCAGCGGCGGAACGGCTGCTATACGCATCTGATCGAGGGCAAGAATTGCAAAGCGGAAGAAAAGGTTGCGCGCATCCGCGATTATTTGGAGCGGCATCAGCTAGAGATCGACTACGAGGCTTCCTGCGCATATTCCGATTGCACCAGCGATCTGCCGATGCTGGAGATGGCGGGGCAGCGGTATTTGATCCGGAACGCACCGATCAAGCAGGAGGGTCTGGAGGTTATAAGATGGAGCTCTTGA
- a CDS encoding EamA family transporter, which yields MELLKSKHAGKALMIMSAWCTATGQLFWKWGVDNLLYLGIGFVFYGIGAVLMIKSLSLEKLSVAYPLMACSYIFALLYGGLLLGETVNLQKGIAVLLLIIGVACISYEK from the coding sequence ATGGAGCTCTTGAAGTCGAAGCACGCCGGCAAGGCGCTCATGATCATGTCGGCCTGGTGCACCGCGACGGGGCAGTTGTTCTGGAAATGGGGCGTCGACAATCTGCTTTACTTGGGGATTGGCTTTGTGTTCTATGGCATCGGGGCCGTGCTCATGATTAAGTCGCTGTCGCTGGAAAAGCTGTCCGTCGCTTATCCGCTCATGGCATGCAGCTATATTTTTGCCCTGCTGTATGGCGGTCTGCTCTTGGGCGAGACGGTCAATCTGCAGAAAGGAATCGCCGTTCTGCTGCTAATTATCGGCGTCGCGTGCATCAGCTATGAGAAATGA